Proteins from a genomic interval of Candidatus Cloacimonadota bacterium:
- the rplR gene encoding 50S ribosomal protein L18, which produces MIKKNIAKNRLLRFRRKKAIRKKISGTPEIPRISVYRSLKHIYAQAIDDINGNTLVSASTLQPEFRAQKKGDIKRVEEAFLTGRLLAKKCLEKGINRVCFDRNGFIYHGRVKALADGARKQGLRF; this is translated from the coding sequence ATGATTAAAAAAAATATAGCTAAAAATAGATTGCTTAGATTCAGACGGAAAAAAGCCATAAGAAAAAAAATTTCTGGAACACCTGAAATCCCCCGTATTTCTGTGTATAGAAGCTTAAAGCACATCTATGCACAAGCTATTGATGACATAAATGGTAATACTTTAGTGTCTGCTTCTACCCTTCAACCAGAATTTAGAGCTCAAAAAAAGGGAGATATAAAACGTGTTGAAGAAGCATTTTTAACAGGAAGACTTCTGGCTAAGAAATGCTTAGAAAAAGGCATAAATCGCGTTTGTTTTGATAGAAATGGTTTTATATATCATGGAAGAGTGAAAGCACTTGCAGATGGTGCTCGTAAGCAAGGATTAAGGTTCTAG
- the rpsE gene encoding 30S ribosomal protein S5, translating to MHKPMDDEKEGLVFEKVVGTNRVSKVVKGGRHFSFNATVVIGDKNGTVGVGMGKANEVIPAINKAKEIAKKSTFKVPVRNGTIPHSITGKYCGSKVLLKPAAPGTGVIAGGPVRAILEATGVENVLTKSLGSHTTHNLVKATVVALKSLRSHEEVAKLRNKSIAELLA from the coding sequence ATGCACAAGCCAATGGATGATGAGAAAGAAGGATTAGTTTTTGAAAAAGTGGTGGGCACTAATCGTGTGTCTAAAGTAGTAAAAGGTGGAAGACACTTTAGCTTTAATGCAACTGTTGTGATTGGCGATAAAAATGGGACTGTTGGTGTTGGAATGGGTAAAGCAAATGAGGTTATTCCGGCAATTAACAAAGCAAAAGAAATCGCAAAGAAAAGTACATTCAAGGTCCCGGTTAGAAATGGGACTATTCCTCATTCTATTACTGGCAAGTATTGCGGAAGCAAAGTTCTTCTAAAACCAGCAGCGCCAGGCACAGGAGTTATTGCGGGTGGACCTGTTAGAGCGATTTTAGAAGCAACAGGTGTTGAAAATGTACTTACAAAATCTTTGGGCTCACACACTACACATAATTTGGTTAAAGCAACAGTGGTCGCATTGAAATCTCTCCGCTCACACGAAGAGGTTGCTAAATTAAGAAATAAATCAATAGCTGAACTGTTAGCTTAA
- the rplE gene encoding 50S ribosomal protein L5 yields the protein MSRLKEKYKTKIIKELMKRFDYKNVMQVPKIEKVSVNIGVGEATQNRASLDNARKELETITGQHAIITKAKKSISNFKLRTGNPIGTKTTLRGKKMYEFVDRLFSIVMPRIRDFNGVSRNGFDGRGNYTLGIKEQIVFPEIVFDKIDKIRGLNITFVTTAKTDEEGLELLSALGMPFVRK from the coding sequence ATGAGCAGATTAAAAGAAAAGTATAAAACTAAGATTATAAAAGAGTTGATGAAGAGATTTGATTATAAAAATGTAATGCAAGTACCAAAAATTGAGAAGGTCTCAGTTAATATTGGTGTTGGTGAAGCAACTCAGAATAGGGCTTCGTTGGATAATGCAAGGAAAGAATTAGAAACTATTACAGGTCAACATGCTATTATTACTAAAGCAAAGAAGTCTATTTCAAATTTCAAATTGAGGACAGGAAATCCCATTGGAACAAAAACTACGCTTCGGGGCAAAAAAATGTATGAATTCGTAGATAGACTTTTTAGTATAGTGATGCCAAGAATTAGAGATTTTAATGGAGTTTCCAGAAATGGATTTGATGGAAGAGGAAATTATACATTGGGTATTAAAGAACAGATAGTCTTTCCAGAAATTGTCTTTGATAAAATTGATAAAATAAGAGGACTTAATATCACTTTCGTTACTACAGCAAAAACTGATGAAGAGGGACTTGAATTACTAAGTGCTCTTGGAATGCCCTTTGTGCGAAAATAA
- the rpsK gene encoding 30S ribosomal protein S11: MAVKKKAGKIIRKKKTKLHESEGIVYIKASFNNTIITITDLKGNVIAWSSCGKIGYKGSKKSTSYAAQQSAKDVANTITNMGLKRVQVKVSGPGSGRDSAVRALQSQGLRILSIIDTTPIPHNGCRPPKRRRI, from the coding sequence ATGGCTGTAAAGAAAAAGGCGGGTAAAATCATTAGAAAGAAGAAAACAAAGCTTCATGAATCAGAAGGTATTGTTTACATAAAAGCATCTTTTAATAATACTATTATAACCATTACAGATTTGAAGGGTAATGTTATTGCGTGGTCAAGCTGTGGTAAAATTGGGTATAAAGGTTCAAAGAAAAGCACCTCCTATGCGGCGCAACAGTCCGCTAAAGATGTTGCAAATACTATTACAAATATGGGTCTTAAAAGAGTTCAAGTTAAAGTTAGCGGGCCTGGTTCAGGGAGGGATTCAGCAGTCCGAGCTTTGCAGTCTCAAGGTTTGAGGATTTTATCTATTATAGATACAACGCCGATTCCTCATAATGGCTGCAGACCTCCCAAGAGAAGAAGAATTTAA
- the rplQ gene encoding 50S ribosomal protein L17 → MKHRIKGSSTFGRRKAQRKAMLNNIASNLIRQNRVNTTIAKAKEVSRIADKLVTLGKKDTIHARRQAYKILANRDLVKKLFDDIAVRYQNRNGGYTRIVKIGYRKGDSAPIAIIEFVEEDKKFKGKAKSGKAKSIKEKISSEIKEDKKVVQNKTRLKSRPLESNKTQMKNNQIPEEKEEPEHKVKDKKSRIKKKNLTT, encoded by the coding sequence ATGAAACATCGCATTAAAGGTTCATCAACATTTGGCAGAAGAAAAGCTCAGAGAAAAGCTATGCTTAATAATATTGCCTCTAACCTAATAAGGCAAAATAGAGTTAATACAACAATTGCCAAAGCAAAAGAAGTTAGTAGGATTGCAGATAAATTAGTTACACTTGGGAAAAAGGATACAATTCACGCAAGACGACAGGCATACAAGATTTTAGCAAATAGGGACCTTGTAAAAAAATTGTTTGATGATATTGCTGTTCGTTATCAAAATAGAAATGGCGGTTACACCAGAATTGTTAAAATTGGTTATCGCAAAGGTGATTCAGCGCCGATTGCAATAATAGAATTTGTTGAAGAAGATAAAAAATTTAAAGGAAAAGCTAAGTCGGGCAAAGCTAAAAGCATAAAGGAAAAAATAAGCAGTGAAATTAAAGAAGATAAAAAAGTTGTACAAAACAAAACCAGGTTAAAATCCAGACCTTTAGAAAGTAATAAGACTCAAATGAAAAACAATCAAATTCCTGAAGAAAAAGAAGAGCCAGAGCATAAAGTAAAAGATAAAAAGTCGCGTATTAAGAAAAAAAACTTGACAACTTGA
- the infA gene encoding translation initiation factor IF-1 — protein MAKSGVIEVDGVVREALPGTKFIVELENGHQVLAHISGKMRMHYIRILVGDKVKLELSPYDLDKGRIVYRYK, from the coding sequence ATGGCAAAGTCAGGTGTTATTGAGGTTGATGGTGTTGTAAGAGAAGCTTTGCCAGGCACAAAATTTATTGTTGAATTAGAAAATGGTCATCAAGTTTTGGCACATATCTCTGGAAAGATGAGAATGCATTATATCCGTATATTAGTTGGTGACAAAGTAAAATTAGAACTATCACCGTATGATCTGGATAAAGGACGGATTGTGTATAGGTATAAATAA
- a CDS encoding type Z 30S ribosomal protein S14: MAKKSLVVKAKRKPKFKVRKYNRCELCGRARGYIRDFGICRLCFRKLASQGKIPGVKKASW, encoded by the coding sequence ATGGCTAAAAAATCTTTAGTAGTAAAAGCTAAAAGAAAACCAAAATTTAAAGTAAGAAAATACAATAGATGCGAATTGTGTGGCAGAGCCAGAGGATATATTAGAGATTTTGGTATTTGTAGATTATGTTTTAGAAAGCTCGCTTCACAAGGGAAAATTCCCGGCGTGAAAAAAGCAAGCTGGTAA
- the rplO gene encoding 50S ribosomal protein L15, with translation MKLNELKIPANSKHKRKRLGKGNGSGYGKTAGRGMNGQKCRSGAGIPNWFEGGQMPIHRRLPGKGFTNIFKKKNRIVSLNRLARVEENIIDIPLMEKLGLIENPKYKKFPVKVLANHENKFDRKKIIKANKFSEKAVELVEKIGGKAEVV, from the coding sequence ATGAAATTGAATGAATTAAAAATTCCTGCAAATTCAAAGCATAAACGCAAACGACTCGGGAAAGGCAATGGTAGCGGATATGGTAAGACAGCCGGTCGTGGGATGAATGGGCAGAAATGTCGCAGCGGCGCCGGTATCCCCAATTGGTTTGAAGGTGGACAGATGCCTATACATCGCAGATTGCCGGGTAAAGGCTTTACTAATATATTTAAGAAAAAGAATAGAATTGTCTCTCTTAATAGATTAGCAAGAGTGGAAGAAAATATTATTGATATTCCCTTGATGGAAAAACTCGGACTTATTGAAAATCCAAAATATAAAAAATTTCCAGTTAAAGTTTTAGCTAATCATGAAAATAAATTTGATAGGAAAAAAATTATAAAAGCCAACAAATTTAGTGAAAAGGCTGTTGAATTAGTTGAAAAAATTGGCGGGAAAGCAGAGGTTGTATAA
- the rpsH gene encoding 30S ribosomal protein S8, with protein sequence MPTTDPIADMLTIIRNGIHAKKKTVTMNLSNMRKEIARILFEENFISKYTLLDKSEKTKRKFDQLRITIRYTENKGPVIKELKRVSRPGKRVYVNSNNIPVVYNHLGIAILSTNIGVITDSVARKERVGGEYLCKIW encoded by the coding sequence ATGCCAACTACAGACCCTATTGCTGATATGCTTACTATTATTAGAAATGGAATTCATGCAAAGAAGAAAACAGTAACTATGAATTTATCAAATATGAGAAAAGAAATAGCTCGTATACTTTTTGAAGAAAATTTTATAAGCAAATATACTTTACTTGATAAATCAGAAAAGACCAAAAGAAAATTTGATCAACTCAGAATTACTATTCGTTATACTGAAAATAAAGGACCTGTTATTAAAGAATTGAAAAGAGTTAGTAGACCAGGAAAAAGAGTATATGTTAATTCTAATAATATACCAGTTGTTTACAATCATCTTGGGATTGCCATATTATCAACGAACATCGGCGTAATTACTGATAGTGTTGCACGAAAAGAAAGAGTTGGTGGAGAATATCTTTGTAAAATTTGGTAG
- a CDS encoding adenylate kinase, translating into MTGKGKLIIILLGPPGAGKGTQAKLVENKYNIPHISTGDILRDAIDKNSKLGKKADVYMHKGELVPDNIILDLVEKRVTQSDCENGALFDGFPRNVKQATMFQNMKYVKNSESFYVILIDIPDKEAIKRLSNRRYCPKCKSIYNLIHKVPKKKNDGTYFCDNCGTKLIIRDDDKVETIKSRLEVYHESVKPMIDFYKKHCVVHIIEDAMFQNDVFHKITKIIEEESEYEPTAGHK; encoded by the coding sequence ATGACAGGTAAGGGAAAATTGATTATCATATTGTTAGGACCTCCCGGAGCAGGAAAAGGAACTCAGGCTAAGTTAGTTGAAAATAAGTATAATATTCCTCATATATCAACAGGTGATATTTTACGAGATGCAATTGATAAAAATTCCAAACTGGGTAAGAAGGCAGATGTTTATATGCATAAAGGCGAGTTAGTTCCGGATAATATTATTTTAGATTTAGTTGAAAAACGAGTAACTCAGTCTGATTGTGAAAATGGGGCCTTATTTGACGGATTTCCAAGAAATGTTAAACAAGCAACAATGTTTCAAAATATGAAATATGTTAAGAATTCAGAATCATTTTATGTCATCTTAATTGATATCCCGGATAAAGAAGCAATAAAAAGATTGTCTAATCGGAGATATTGCCCTAAATGCAAAAGTATATACAATTTGATTCATAAAGTTCCTAAAAAAAAGAACGATGGAACATACTTTTGCGATAACTGTGGAACCAAATTGATTATTCGGGATGATGATAAGGTTGAAACAATAAAAAGTAGATTAGAAGTGTATCACGAGTCGGTCAAACCTATGATTGATTTTTATAAAAAACATTGTGTAGTACATATTATTGAAGATGCTATGTTCCAAAATGATGTTTTCCATAAGATAACAAAAATAATTGAAGAAGAATCGGAATATGAGCCTACAGCGGGTCATAAGTAG
- the rpsD gene encoding 30S ribosomal protein S4: MARYLRSKCKLCRREGTKLFLKGARCYSNKCSLERKNNPPGEQKKRFRRKMSDFGIHLREKQKTKRIYGLLEKQFKNYFKKAAKMKGITGENLLRLLETRLDNVVFRMGFAPSRNSARQLVNHGHILVDAKKVDIPSYIVKQGQCIEIKDKSRQIPIIHESMETHKSLDQFNWLEVHAEEFKGYVKNLPTKDQLPQEIDDRLIIEFYSK, translated from the coding sequence ATGGCAAGATATTTAAGATCAAAATGTAAATTATGTAGGAGAGAGGGAACAAAACTCTTCTTAAAAGGTGCAAGATGTTATTCAAATAAATGCAGTTTGGAAAGAAAAAATAATCCTCCAGGAGAGCAAAAGAAAAGGTTTCGTCGTAAAATGAGTGATTTTGGAATACATCTTAGAGAAAAACAGAAAACAAAAAGAATATATGGATTACTTGAAAAGCAGTTTAAAAATTATTTCAAAAAAGCTGCAAAGATGAAAGGCATTACAGGAGAAAATTTGCTCAGGCTTTTAGAAACTCGTTTGGATAATGTGGTTTTTCGTATGGGTTTTGCTCCATCAAGGAATTCTGCAAGACAACTTGTTAATCATGGACATATTCTTGTAGATGCGAAAAAAGTAGATATTCCATCATACATTGTAAAGCAAGGACAGTGCATTGAAATTAAAGATAAGAGTAGACAGATTCCCATAATACACGAGTCAATGGAAACGCACAAGTCTTTAGACCAATTTAATTGGCTTGAAGTTCATGCAGAAGAATTTAAGGGCTATGTAAAAAATTTGCCTACAAAAGATCAACTCCCACAGGAAATTGACGATAGACTTATCATAGAATTTTACTCAAAATAA
- the rpmD gene encoding 50S ribosomal protein L30, with product MKLKITQIKSQIGQKLNQKETLKALGIRKMNQTVIHKDIPEIRGMINTVSHLVKVEKIKR from the coding sequence ATGAAACTGAAAATTACCCAGATAAAAAGTCAAATCGGACAGAAGTTAAATCAAAAAGAAACTTTAAAAGCGTTAGGTATTCGTAAAATGAATCAGACTGTTATCCATAAAGATATTCCTGAGATAAGAGGAATGATTAATACTGTTAGCCATTTGGTTAAGGTGGAAAAAATTAAGAGGTAG
- the rplF gene encoding 50S ribosomal protein L6, with protein sequence MSRVGKEPIIIPENVKVSIHKNKVIVTGIKGTLEHILNDGISAKLIDNTIVVNRISDEKKYKSLHGLNRSLINNMVIGVSKGYLKKLMIVGTGYKAVIKGKWLVLSLGFSHDIYFEIPEGIDVSLEKIGRAEASVIPGLQVVIDLNSHDKELLGSVAATIRGIRPPEPYKGKGIRYAEEHVRKKAGKIAGGVTG encoded by the coding sequence ATGTCAAGAGTAGGAAAAGAACCAATAATTATTCCAGAGAATGTCAAAGTCAGTATACATAAAAATAAGGTTATTGTAACTGGAATCAAAGGAACACTTGAGCATATTTTAAATGATGGAATATCAGCAAAGCTCATTGATAATACTATTGTTGTAAATAGAATTTCTGATGAGAAAAAATACAAAAGCTTACATGGTTTGAATCGTTCCTTGATAAACAATATGGTTATCGGGGTTTCAAAAGGATATTTGAAAAAATTGATGATTGTTGGAACAGGTTATAAAGCTGTGATAAAAGGCAAATGGTTGGTTTTAAGTTTAGGTTTTTCTCATGATATTTATTTTGAAATTCCTGAAGGTATTGATGTAAGTTTGGAAAAAATCGGGCGAGCTGAAGCAAGTGTTATACCTGGATTACAAGTTGTAATTGATTTAAATAGCCATGATAAAGAATTACTTGGTTCAGTAGCTGCAACTATAAGAGGTATCAGACCCCCTGAACCTTACAAAGGAAAAGGTATTAGATATGCTGAGGAACATGTAAGAAAGAAAGCAGGAAAAATTGCTGGTGGAGTAACTGGTTAA
- the rpmJ gene encoding 50S ribosomal protein L36 — MKVRASVKKLCKNCKIVKRKGTIYVICSNPKHKQRQG, encoded by the coding sequence ATGAAAGTACGAGCATCAGTTAAGAAACTATGTAAGAATTGTAAAATAGTGAAAAGAAAAGGCACTATTTATGTGATTTGTTCAAATCCGAAACATAAACAAAGACAAGGTTGA
- the map gene encoding type I methionyl aminopeptidase, with product MISIKNKAEIELMRESNRIVAEVLYQLAKMMKPGISTWELNEKAEEIIARNSAEAAFKGYQMDGLNPYPFSICASINNEIVHGYSSKDKILHDGDIIGIDVGAKKNGFYGDGARTFAVGNINEKNRKLLKTTELALKRAIEQCKVGSRIGDISSVIEQTAKQNGFYVADGLTGHGVGRELHEDPIVPNIGKSGRGPRLVEGMTIAIEPMFNIGTSRTVEKEWVFFTADNSNSAHFENTVLIKKEGPEILTLLKRD from the coding sequence ATGATTTCAATAAAAAATAAAGCTGAAATTGAATTAATGCGTGAAAGTAACAGAATAGTTGCTGAAGTGCTCTATCAATTAGCTAAAATGATGAAACCCGGTATAAGCACATGGGAATTAAACGAAAAAGCGGAAGAAATAATTGCAAGAAATTCTGCAGAAGCTGCTTTCAAGGGTTATCAAATGGATGGATTGAATCCTTATCCATTCTCTATATGTGCCTCAATAAATAATGAGATTGTTCACGGATATTCATCAAAAGATAAAATTCTGCATGACGGCGATATTATTGGAATTGATGTTGGTGCGAAAAAAAATGGCTTTTACGGTGATGGTGCAAGAACATTTGCAGTTGGAAATATCAATGAAAAGAATAGAAAATTGCTTAAAACAACTGAATTGGCATTAAAAAGAGCAATTGAGCAATGTAAAGTTGGAAGTAGAATTGGAGACATTTCATCAGTAATTGAGCAAACAGCAAAACAGAATGGCTTTTATGTTGCAGACGGATTGACAGGACATGGTGTTGGAAGAGAATTACATGAAGACCCTATTGTTCCAAATATCGGTAAAAGTGGTAGGGGACCGAGATTGGTTGAAGGTATGACTATTGCTATTGAGCCAATGTTTAATATTGGTACATCCAGAACTGTTGAAAAAGAATGGGTATTTTTTACTGCTGATAATTCTAACTCTGCACATTTTGAAAATACAGTTTTAATTAAAAAAGAAGGTCCAGAAATTTTGACCTTATTGAAGAGAGATTAA
- the rpsM gene encoding 30S ribosomal protein S13 produces MARIVGVDLPNKKRIDIGLTYIFGLGRSLAKKILDQAKIDKNKRVKDLTDKEIILLRDIIRNDYVIEGDLRKEASMNIKRLMEIGCYRGLRHRTGMPCRGQSTHSNARTKKGPRSGRIVRK; encoded by the coding sequence TTGGCTAGAATTGTAGGCGTAGATTTACCTAATAAAAAAAGAATAGATATCGGTTTGACTTATATTTTTGGTTTAGGTAGGTCATTGGCAAAAAAGATTTTAGATCAGGCAAAGATCGATAAAAATAAGAGAGTTAAAGATTTGACCGACAAAGAGATAATTTTGTTAAGGGATATAATTCGTAATGATTATGTTATTGAAGGTGACTTGAGGAAAGAGGCATCAATGAATATTAAAAGATTGATGGAGATTGGTTGTTATAGAGGATTGCGTCATAGAACAGGTATGCCCTGCAGAGGGCAAAGCACACATTCTAATGCAAGAACCAAAAAAGGTCCCAGATCTGGAAGGATTGTTAGAAAATAA
- a CDS encoding DNA-directed RNA polymerase subunit alpha encodes MLELEPIQLPTSLEKEEETYTEKYGKFAIGPLEYGFGTTIGNSLRRVLLSSVQGGAVRFVRVRGMLHQYSAIPGAREDYIELILNLKNLALQINSTKEEILELNVKGPGKITAAQIKCPKVVKIINKELYLLELVDDIDFSMELWVGNGIGYVRESEQVVGDRPVGVIPIDSIYSPIRKVNFSVGKQRVDEKINYDKLFLEIWTDGSILPENSLSLASKILKDYFLAIMKFEKEPKYIKREKIDPELKNLQKLMKMKISELELSVRCSNCLSAAKIKFVKELVARTENQMLILRNFGKKSLAEVKSVLDRYALHLGMDVKDIEKRLEALNKIEGKKK; translated from the coding sequence ATGTTAGAATTAGAACCGATTCAATTACCGACTTCATTAGAAAAAGAAGAGGAAACTTATACTGAAAAATATGGTAAATTTGCAATCGGTCCCTTAGAATATGGATTTGGTACAACAATTGGGAACTCATTAAGGCGGGTTTTATTATCATCAGTTCAAGGTGGAGCTGTTCGTTTTGTTCGTGTAAGAGGTATGTTGCATCAATATAGTGCAATTCCTGGTGCAAGAGAAGATTATATAGAATTAATTCTAAACCTTAAAAATCTTGCATTACAGATTAATTCAACCAAAGAAGAAATATTAGAATTGAATGTTAAAGGTCCTGGTAAAATCACAGCAGCTCAAATTAAATGCCCCAAGGTTGTAAAAATTATTAACAAAGAATTATATCTTTTGGAATTGGTTGATGACATTGACTTTTCTATGGAATTATGGGTTGGGAATGGTATCGGTTATGTCAGAGAAAGTGAGCAAGTAGTTGGAGACAGACCTGTTGGGGTCATACCAATTGATTCAATTTATTCGCCTATACGTAAAGTAAATTTTAGTGTTGGAAAACAACGAGTTGATGAGAAAATAAATTACGACAAATTATTTTTGGAAATATGGACAGACGGAAGTATTTTACCTGAAAATTCACTTAGTCTTGCTTCTAAAATTCTTAAAGATTACTTTCTGGCGATTATGAAATTTGAGAAAGAGCCAAAATATATTAAAAGAGAAAAAATTGACCCTGAATTGAAAAACTTGCAGAAGCTTATGAAAATGAAGATTTCTGAATTAGAGCTTAGCGTTAGATGTAGTAATTGTTTATCAGCTGCAAAAATAAAATTTGTTAAAGAGTTGGTTGCAAGAACTGAAAATCAGATGCTTATATTAAGAAATTTTGGGAAGAAGTCTCTTGCGGAAGTAAAAAGTGTTCTGGATCGTTACGCACTTCATCTTGGAATGGATGTCAAAGATATTGAAAAACGGCTTGAAGCACTAAATAAAATTGAGGGTAAAAAGAAATGA
- the secY gene encoding preprotein translocase subunit SecY, with amino-acid sequence MLKSIVNVFKVPELKKKILFTLGILIVYRLGGHIPTPGINTAAIGEFFAQSSNTLFGMYDLFVGGNLSKATIFALGIMPYITSSIVMQLLGAIIPFFEKLRKQGAEGQKKITQYTRYGTVLIGTFNALGITVFLESIPPTSLGPVVQYPGFMFKFITIITFVAGTIFIMWLGEQITEKGIGNGISLIIFIGIIARYPNGFLNMGNMVASGTMSIMLAVLILIIMVVVTAAVIVITEAMRKIPVQYAKRVIGRKIYGGQSTHIPLRVNSAGVIPIIFAQSVLMFPQTITTFFKGSEFMHTISNWLSPGAFLYTFLYVILIIFFAYFYTAIVLNPVEIADNMKKYGGFIPGRKPGKKTAEYINSVITRITLPGALFFAIIAVMPTFLMTYARVPFYFGGTGLIIIVGVALDTLQQIESHLVMRHYDGFMKKGKLRGRRR; translated from the coding sequence GTGTTAAAATCCATAGTTAATGTATTCAAGGTTCCGGAATTAAAGAAAAAAATTCTATTCACACTTGGAATTCTAATTGTATATCGTTTAGGCGGGCATATACCCACACCCGGGATTAATACTGCTGCTATTGGTGAATTTTTCGCACAAAGTTCAAATACACTTTTCGGAATGTATGATTTATTTGTGGGTGGAAATTTAAGCAAAGCAACAATTTTTGCCTTAGGAATTATGCCTTATATTACATCTTCAATTGTTATGCAGTTGTTAGGTGCAATTATACCATTTTTTGAAAAACTTAGAAAACAGGGTGCTGAAGGTCAGAAAAAAATAACACAATATACACGATATGGAACTGTTCTAATAGGAACTTTTAATGCTTTGGGAATTACTGTTTTCCTTGAGAGTATACCTCCAACATCTTTAGGACCAGTTGTTCAATATCCCGGTTTTATGTTTAAATTTATTACTATTATTACATTTGTTGCTGGTACTATATTCATTATGTGGTTAGGCGAGCAGATTACAGAAAAGGGAATCGGGAATGGCATTTCCTTAATAATATTTATAGGTATTATTGCGAGATATCCAAATGGTTTTCTTAATATGGGTAATATGGTTGCAAGTGGTACAATGAGCATAATGCTTGCAGTCTTAATATTAATCATTATGGTTGTTGTTACGGCAGCGGTGATTGTTATTACAGAAGCTATGCGAAAAATTCCCGTTCAATATGCCAAAAGAGTTATTGGTAGAAAAATCTATGGTGGCCAAAGCACTCACATTCCCTTAAGAGTGAACTCAGCAGGAGTTATTCCAATCATTTTTGCTCAGTCAGTTCTTATGTTTCCACAAACTATCACTACATTTTTTAAAGGTAGTGAATTTATGCATACTATATCTAATTGGCTTTCTCCTGGAGCCTTTCTTTATACTTTTTTGTATGTGATATTAATAATTTTCTTCGCTTATTTTTATACCGCAATTGTTCTTAATCCAGTTGAAATTGCAGATAATATGAAAAAATATGGTGGTTTTATTCCAGGTAGAAAACCCGGCAAGAAGACAGCAGAATACATTAATAGTGTTATTACACGAATTACTCTTCCAGGTGCACTATTTTTTGCAATCATTGCTGTTATGCCAACCTTCTTGATGACCTATGCAAGAGTTCCCTTTTATTTTGGTGGAACGGGATTAATCATTATCGTTGGTGTTGCATTAGATACCCTGCAACAAATTGAATCTCATCTTGTAATGAGACATTATGATGGATTTATGAAAAAAGGGAAATTAAGAGGTAGAAGAAGATGA